The proteins below are encoded in one region of Phaseolus vulgaris cultivar G19833 chromosome 1, P. vulgaris v2.0, whole genome shotgun sequence:
- the LOC137813435 gene encoding protein BOBBER 1-like: protein MAIISDYQEEEEQSNASNSEPSASSKSETHSFTANFDTSNPRDFLRKVFDFIAQTSDFFQNDTAVEEVVSVAHAAKVKAAAETAEKKKKEVEAAKKEAAAAEKKNKEVEASKEDAAAVEKKKGQESGSIVPNNGNGLDLDMYSWTQTLEEVNVSVPVPTGTKSRFVICDVKKNHLKVGLKGQPPIIDGELYESVKPDDCYWSIEDQNTISILLTKHNQMDWWKCVVKGDPEIDTQKVEPENSKLADLDPETRQTVEKMMFDQRQKSMGLPSSDELEKQEILKKFMSEHPEMDFSRAKIS, encoded by the exons ATGGCGATCATCTCCGATTATCAAGAAGAGGAGGAGCAGAGCAACGCAAGTAACTCTGAACCCTCTGCCTCGTCAAAATCCGAAACTCATTCGTTTACCGCCAATTTTGACACCTCCAACCCTCGAGATTTTCTGCGCAAAGTATTTGATTTCATTGCCCAAACAAGCGATTTCTTCCAAAACGACACCGCCGTGGAAGAGGTTGTGTCTGTGGCGCACGCCGCCAAAGTCAAGGCAGCAGCGGAAACGGCcgagaagaaaaagaaggaagTGGAAGCTGCTAAGAAGGAGGCAGCAGCGGCGgagaagaaaaataaggaagTAGAAGCCTCCAAGGAGGATGCGGCAGCGGTGGAGAAAAAGAAGGGCCAAGAAAGCGGTTCAATAG TACCAAACAACGGTAATGGTCTGGATCTAGACATGTACTCCTGGACGCAAACTCTTGAGGAGGTCAATGTGAGTGTTCCTGTGCCTACTGGAACGAAATCTAGGTTTGTCATATGCGATGTAAAGAAGAACCATCTAAAAGTTGGACTCAAAGGCCAACCACCAATTATTGAT gGCGAGCTATATGAATCCGTAAAGCCAGATGACTGTTATTGGAGCATAG AGGATCAGAATACAATTTCTATTCTTTTGACCAAGCATAATCAAATGGACTGGTGGAAATGTGTTGTAAAGGGTGATCCTGAAATTGATACCCAAAAAGTGGAGCCCGAGAACAGCAAACTTGCTGACCTCGATCCTGAAACTCGACAAACTGTAGAAAAAATGATG TTTGATCAGAGACAGAAGTCTATGGGCCTCCCTAGTAGTGATGAGCTCGAGAAGCAGGAAATCTTGAAGAAATTTATGAGCGAG CATCCAGAGATGGACTTCTCAAGGgcaaaaatatcataa